From a region of the Phragmites australis chromosome 21, lpPhrAust1.1, whole genome shotgun sequence genome:
- the LOC133903824 gene encoding cytochrome P450 89A2-like, with protein MDAPQLLLGALLLVLFPAALLLLRARGKRLPPGPPSVPLLGSVVWLTNSPADVEPLLQRLFERHGPVVSLRMGARLFVFVADRRLAHVALVERGAALADRPTLASVRLLGDNNNTITRASYGAVWRLLRRNLVAETLHPSRVKLFAPARAWVRSVLVEKLGESGPEAPPRVVETFHYAMFCLLVLMCFGERLDEPAVSAVAAAQREQLIYFSKNMSIFAFFPAVTKHLFSGRLDKARALRRRLKELFLPLINARREYKKRGGEPRKETTFEHSYVDTLLDIKLPEDGDRPLTDDEIIHLCSEFLNAGTDTTSTGLQWIMAELVKNPAIQEKLYNEIKATTGDNKEEVSEEDVHNMPYLKAVILEGLRKHPPAHFVLPHKAAEDMELGGYLIPKGATVNFMVAEMGRDEREWKNPMQFSPERFLPGGDGEGADVTGTKGIRMMPFGVGRRICSGIGIAMLHLEYFVANMVREFEWKEVAGDEVDFAEKSEFTTVMKKPLRPRLVPRRTQSTSTTRSNGERWTKI; from the coding sequence ATGGACGCGCCgcagctcctcctcggcgcgctcctcctcgtcctcttccccgccgcgctcctcctcctccgcgcgcGGGGCAAGCGCCTCCCGCCGGGTCCGCCGTCCGTGCCGCTGCTCGGCAGCGTGGTGTGGCTGACCAACTCGCCCGCCGACGTGGAGCCCCTGCTGCAGCGCCTCTTCGAGCGGCACGGCCCCGTCGTGTCGCTGCGCATGGGGGCGCGGCTGTTCGTCTTCGTCGCCGACCGCCGCCTCGCGCACGTGGCGCTCGTGGAGCGCGGGGCGGCCCTGGCGGACCGCCCGACGCTCGCGTCGGTCAGGCTCCTCGGcgacaacaacaacaccatcacGCGCGCCAGCTACGGCGCCGTGTGGCGGCTCCTGCGCCGCAACCTCGTCGCCGAGACGCTGCACCCGTCGCGCGTGAAGCTGTTCGCGCCCGCGCGCGCGTGGGTGCGCAGCGTGCTCGTCGAGAAGCTGGGGGAGTCCGGGCCCGAGGCGCCGCCCCGGGTCGTGGAGACGTTCCACTACGCCATGTTCTGCCTCCTCGTGCTCATGTGCTTCGGCGAGCGCCTCGACGAGCCCGCGGTGAGCGCGGTCGCCGCCGCGCAGCGCGAGCAACTCATCTACTTCTCCAAGAACATGTCCATCTTCGCCTTCTTCCCGGCGGTCACCAAGCACCTCTTCAGCGGGCGGCTCGATAAGGCGCGGGCCCTGCGGCGGCGCCTGAAGGAGCTCTTCCTGCCACTCATCAACGCGCGCCGCGAGTACAAGAAGCGGGGCGGCGAGCCGAGGAAAGAGACAACGTTCGAGCACTCATACGTGGACACCCTGCTCGACATCAAGCTCCCTGAGGACGGCGACCGCCCGCTCACCGACGACGAGATCATCCACCTCTGCTCCGAGTTCCTCAACGCCGGGACGGACACCACATCCACCGGGCTGCAGTGGATCATGGCCGAGCTTGTCAAGAACCCGGCCATCCAGGAGAAGCTCTACAACGAGATCAAGGCCACCACCGGCGACAACAAAGAAGAGGTCTCCGAGGAGGACGTCCACAACATGCCGTACCTCAAGGCGGTGATCCTCGAAGGCCTCCGCAAGCACCCGCCGGCGCACTTCGTGCTGCCGcacaaggcggcggaggacatGGAACTCGGCGGGTACCTGATCCCCAAAGGCGCAACGGTGAACTTCATGGTGGCCGAGATGGGCCGGGACGAGCGGGAGTGGAAGAACCCGATGCAGTTCTCTCCGGAGCGGTTCCTCCCcggtggcgacggcgagggCGCGGACGTGACGGGCACCAAGGGGATCAGGATGATGCCTTTCGGAGTCGGGCGCAGGATCTGCTCGGGGATCGGCATCGCCATGCTCCACCTGGAGTACTTCGTGGCCAACATGGTGCGGGAGTTCGAGTGGAAGGAGGTGGCCGGAGACGAGGTGGACTTCGCCGAGAAGAGCGAGTTCACCACCGTCATGAAGAAGCCGCTTCGCCCGCGCCTCGTGCCCAGGAGGACTCAAAGTACCAGTACTACTCGCAGCAATGGCGAACGCTGGACAAAAATCTAG
- the LOC133904036 gene encoding protein FAR1-RELATED SEQUENCE 5-like — MEVDRESLVSNLVPHVGMEFGNSDEAWMFWLSYGGQKGFEVRKRYTNRRKPDGKVTSCRYVCGNEGHRGKDQRDHLTKCPRAETRTDCQVRMGLAMDRKKGNYKVTELVLEHNHALHLPQTLHLMVSQRKISDLQAFEIETANDAGIGPKAAHELASRQVGGSINLTYTLRDHKNYLRSKRQQEMAYGQAGSMLMFFQDKIAENPSFQYALQMDCEEQIANIFWADAKMITDYAHFGDVVSFDTTFGTNKESRPFGVFVGFNNFRETIVFGAALMYDETFESFKWLFETFLKAHNGRQPKTMYTDQDFAMGKAVGEVFLETWHGLCTFHIMQNAIKHLTQEKNEESSILSYFSACMYEYEDEAKFEEAFDMMRKKVSKQTWLDSIYKLKEKWAECYMKDVFTLGMRSTQLSESLNNDLKIHFKSNFDIIRFLKHFERVVQGKKIMN, encoded by the exons ATGGAAGTAGATAG agagAGCCTTGTGTCTAATTTGGTACCTCACGTTGGTATGGAATTCGGAAATTCAGATGAGGCTTGGATGTTTTGGCTTAGCTATGGAGGTCAGAAGGGCTTTGAGGTCAGAAAAAGGTACACAAACAGAAGAAAGCCCGATGGCAAGGTTACATCATGTAGATATGTTTGTGGAAATGAGGGTCATCGAGGAAAAGACCAAAGAGATCATTTAACAAAGTGTCCTCGAGCTGAAACAAGAACCGACTGTCAAGTCCGTATGGGTCTTGCAATGGACCGAAAGAAGGGAAATTATAAAGTGACAGAACTGGTTCTGGAACACAATCACGCCCTGCACTTGCCACAAACCTTACACTTGATGGTGTCACAAAGAAAAATTTCAGATTTACAAGCTTTTGAGATTGAAACAGCCAACGATGCCGGAATTGGGCCAAAGGCAGCACATGAGTTGGCAAGTCGCCAAGTTGGTGGATCAATTAATCTTACCTACACCCTTCGTGATCACAAGAACTATTTACGGAGCAAGCGCCAACAAGAGATGGCATATGGTCAAGCAGGTAGCATGCTTATGTTTTTTCAAGACAAAATTGCCGAGAACCCATCTTTCCAATATGCATTGCAAATGGATTGTGAAGAACAAATAGCAAACATATTTTGGGCTGATGCTAAAATGATCACTGACTATGCACATTTTGGTGATGTTGTTAGTTTTGACACTACATTTGGAACAAACAAAGAGAGCAGGCCTTTTGGTGTGTTTGTTGGATTCAATAATTTTAGAGAAACAATAGTTTTTGGTGCGGCTCTtatgtatgatgaaacatttGAGTCCTTCAAGTGGCTCTTTGAGACCTTTCTAAAAGCACATAATGGGCGGCAACCTAAAACAATGTATACAGATCAAGATTTTGCAATGGGAAAAGCAGTTGGGGAAGTTTTTCTAGAAACATGGCATGGACTGTGCACCTTTCACATTATGCAAAATGCTATCAAACATCTAACTCAAGAGAAGAATGAAGAATCAAGTATTCTCTCATATTttagtgcatgcatgtatgagTACGAGGATGAGGCAAAATTTGAAGAGGCATTTGACATGATGAGGAAAAAGGTGAGCAAGCAAACTTGGTTGGACAGTATATACAAGTTGAAAGAAAAATGGGCTGAATGTTATATGAAGGATGTTTTCACACTAGGAATGAGAAGTACACAATTGAGTGAGAGTCTGAACAATGACCTGAAAATTCATTTCAAATCAAATTTTGATATCATTCGATTTCTTAAGCATTTTGAAAGGGTGgtgcaaggaaaaaaaataatgaacTGA